The nucleotide sequence ATGCCCTGTAATTATTCTGTTCTCAGTTTATTActagaaatacttatttttaggAGATAATTTCTTGTGCAGTATCTTTCGATGCCTTAGGCTTGCAAGTTATGTCATTTTCAAGCAAAGCCTCTCCTTTTattcaggagagaaaaggatACACATGTGTAATGGAAATCAGTAAAATTATCTAAATTTTTAAcacctttatttctttaagccatgtaacaaacatttttctagTGCATCCATATACTACATAATAAACGTTTCCAAAATCTACGGATTTTGCTGTTACATTTTAACCgactgaaaacattttagttcCATATTCAATAGCATTTAGGCTGTTGTTGTGGAGTTGTGCACATGACTTGCAGTGGCATTATTGAAAGTCTCACTATGGGCCTGTCTGCACATTTACAGCATGAAAAATGTTGGGAACCCAGGAATTGAGgcacaaaaaaatcagagacATGGGGTATTTGTAGTAGAATTTCAGGGATTTAACGTAGTTGTTGGCAGCAAAATGATTTTATCTGagtaagataaaaataataacaggaGTTCCCTCGTTACCTGACAGATCACCATTTTATATAGCTTATTGCAAACTGATGAGCAGAAGGTTTGGTGGGGTCAACTTAGGTAGCAGTTAAGTTTTCCAAACAGTGATGTTTCTGAATCCCAGCTTGGCAAGGGTGCTTCATTGAAGTACCACTTCCCATTTCTTTGGTGTGATATTTTTACACAAAGTATTGATTATTTTCTGGGGATTGAAGTATGGGTATTTGGATATCTAATGTCATTACTTTGTCTTTTGTATCAGGCCAAATAAGTAACACAGAATCAGAGTTGAAGAAACTTGCGGAGGAAAATCCAGACCTTCAAGATGCCTATATAGCAAAACAGAAGCGCCTTAAAGTAAGAAAACTCTTTGTGTTCCACCCCTTTAGTACCAGGTTGTTAGTGTGAGACTTTTGCTGTCATGATACAAACATTTGTTTCACCTGTCATTGCCAGTATAGTCACGCAGTGATTTAACCCTGCAAGGCGTGAAGCACTCTATCCCCCAAATCAGCTACACGCTTCAAGTGTGTGCTGAAGTTTTGGACTGGTCCCACAGACTTCAGAGGTAAGTACACATCAGCGGTGGTGTTGGGTTGTTGAGTGCCTTGCAGGTTGAGGCAGACCTCAATATCTGACATCTctaatgtttgtttttggtgttaTCTGAATTGTTATGAGTATCCGAATGGTATCCAGCTGACTGTGTAgagaaaatcatattttatatCTAAGTACTGTCATATCTAATTAGAAGTTTCTCCTATAAAAGTATAAACTCTATATGGTGATTAAAACACtaaactttatatatatttagtcTAAACTGCTGGATCATGATAATATAAAATacctgaagaaaatactggatGAACTGGAGAAGGTTTTGGATCAGGTTGAGACTGAATTGCAGCGGCGAAATGAGGAAACACCAGGTAAGGAACTATTCTTCCTAAATCCTCTTGATCCTTATGTTTGGCAAGACTGAGTAAACCAGCTGACAGTACCATTATAGGACTGTCTTTAGTGCATCCAAATAGGCACTTTTAGCATACACTGATCTAGGTTCACTGAACAGATCAATACTGATTTTAAATACTCGTTCAGTTTACTGCTGCTGTTAGTGAGTGGAAGTCTTAGTGTTTGGTTCCATTTTCAGCACGTTGTGAGTATAATTGGCTGCACAATTTTTTCAGTCGtttgtaaacaaaacaagaaaaactgtAGCTACAAATGTTATTCTTGATGTTGTAGCTGTAGGATTCAGTTCACTATAATGTTCATGACCTTAATGTTAAACACAGGTAATTTAGAATTAAGATCTTGTTTAAATGCCATACAGATTTGGGTTGCCGGAATTTGTGGCATGTGCAGAATTAGCAATCTGTGTAAGCGCTCTGATTGTTGGCGCAACCCCGCACCCTCTTGAAAAGCAGTGGTGCTTACCTGCCATCCACCTAAACACAAgttgtattttgtttgaatAGGATTAGTTGTCTTCTTATTGAGAGTTTAGTACAgttcccagtggtgtcagtagGAATCCTTCCTCTGGCTTCACTGGGAGCTGAATGAAGCAGCAGTCAATATCAACTGCATCTGCTCAGATCAATAACGGTGCATTTGGCTCTATAAATAGCTGTTGTAACAGTTATTGGTTACTATTAAAACAGTAGATTTGAAACAGCAATTGAAAATCGAGGGTAAATTTTCTACTGACTCAACAGTTAAAGAGGCATGGAAAGTGGTTTAGCTCACACAGGATAGTAGTATTTTGTTTGGCAAACAGTCTGTCACCATTCCCAGCAGCcccttgctttttctgttaaataaacTTTCCAATGAGTCAACTGGTATGATAGTGATGAGTTTGTGAAAGGTGACAAGCTCACAGGATTTAGTAAAATGTATGACTGTTAAATACCTATTTGAGTTTTGTCTGAGGTATTGACATTTGGGGTGGTGGTGAACAGTGCTGCTCTCAGCTGATGGCCAATCTCTGCATGTCTGCTGCTTTTACTGCTCAGATCCCTCATTCAGTTAtcgctgctgccactgcagacCTCTTTCTTTCACACAGCTTACCTTCTGTGGTCTTCCTTTCTGTCACCTTAATGCACTGGGTTAATCCCCAGATATCCTTTCAGCAATATAGGACAGACTGTCTCTTTCTTCTGGACCTACGTAGCCGGTTCAAATGGACGGGTACCAGTGGTGTGCTGTACCATGGTGTGCTTTCCTCAGGTGGCAAACTGGTTGACAGGGATATTGCAGAGTTCCTCTGATTCTGTGGAGGTGCAGATGAACATTCATGCCAGTGGTTCTGTATGCCTGCAGCATgggaaaaactgcaaaatgttgCAAATGAGGAGGGAATGACATAGTTCTGTTTGAGATCTAAGCTAGAGCAGAGTACTCACACTAGCAGCTATGCTAGATACCTGATTTCATATCCTAGGTTTCAAAAGCTCCCTGTACAATCAGTACAAATAAGCCCCTTCAGATGGGAGTTCATCTCACTGAAATTAGCGGTGTGATGCTGCCTAGCAGTGCCTGCTCTGAGTCATCTCAGGAAGATTAACCTCTTTCCTTTGACTAGAGGGGGAGCCTGGGGTCTCCAGCCGTGCTCCTGAGTAATGGTGGACAGTGTGAATACCCATCAGTTCTCAAACATCTTAGCATAGACAACAAGGTTTTGGGTCAAGAAAGGCACAAAGGAAGGACAGGTAGCACAAACTGTTTTCTTGCTGAGCCGATGTGTTTGGTACAGATTAGCCACCAGACTCATTCCTTTTTGACTTGAAAGTCTGTAGCAAATTAGGAGCTCTTGAGTGAATACCATAGAGCTGAGTTATGTGGACAAGATGATAAATTCAGAAGGCAAATGGTAGCTTTTAAGCAAAAGCTAACCCACCTTGCTCCTTTTCCACTCCTGCTTCATTTAATCCAGTTTTGAgaaatgtacttgaaaaaaataagtgtttggTAAGGGGGTTAATTTAAGAACCTGAAATGTggctcttttttcctttacaaattTAGGCCAGGCTGCTGAACCTTTATGTTACTGCATAAACAGTGGAGAGAGGGTGTGAACAATGGGAAGAAGATTGGTAAAATGTTAAGTTATTAACGTCACAGCTTAGCTGAAGTGTTGGTGTTGTTTATTACCATCTTGAAATAACACTAAACTAAGTCTTGGCTCATGCAGGCTTCTATGTGTGTTTGTATGCCATCAGCTACTAATTCTTTATGTTTTATCTCTGATTAGAAGATGGAAGTCAGCCTTGGCTCTGTGGTGAATTCTTCAGTTTGGCAGATGTGTCACTTGCTGTCACATTACATCGGCTGAAGTTTCTGGGTTTAGCAAGAAGAAACTGGGGAAATGGAAAACGGCCCAACTTGGAAGCCTATTATGAGCGTGTTGtgaagagaaaagcattttacaaagtTTTAGGACATGTCAACAATATATTAATCTCAGCAGTTCTGCCAACTGCGTTTCGAGTGGCCAAGAAAAGAGCGCCCAGAGTTCTTGGCACCACCCTGCTGGTCGGCACGCTGGCAGGAATGGCTTATTTTGTTTTCGTGTGTCTTCGGAAGAGATTTGCCAACATGATGTTGTCAATTAGAAccagacaaaattatttttagaccTGTTTGTCCCCAGTGGTGAGTGGAGGTCATCTCTACCCCACTAGACTATCCCCAGTAAaatacagattcacagattcacagatttttctaggttggaagagacctcaagatcatcgagtccaacctccttTCTTATATACAAGCATATAAGAAAGGCTGTGTCTGTGAATTAGAACATTGTCACACAGTAATCATCTCCTGCTGTTGTATAATTGGATTGGCATTGCTGAgatatttgcagaaaatatatGTTGAGGGGTGacaacaaaggaaagaagataCTTTCTTTTTAGATGAGGAGGTATAAGGGCTGTGATGGTGTTTTGCTGAAGTGGTTATTGTTTCGATCTTCTTTACCCGTTAGCTGACCTAattataatgttttatttaatagatATGCAGCAATGTGACAGCTTTTCACTGTGGGTGAAACGCATTACTGTGCAGAAACCAgcactgaaatactgaaaacagcACTTAGCTTAAATGCTCGGAGTAGGATTTGAGTGGAACACAGGCTCAGTGCCTTCGGAGCTAAGTGTCTCTGTACTAATGAATGTCTTGGTTCGCAGTTGGACCTTTATGAATGTGTTACAAAGCAGCCTTGTAAAGCCACTTTTTTCACAGTATGTTCATGCAGTTGTGTAGGAAGAGACCTGAAATGCATATAAACGGGAATGATTTGTGGGCCATACAAGTGAAATTCTGTAGAGGCGTCAGCAGGTTCTGGACTTCCATTGATACACAGATGGGTGAGAAAAACCTGACACTTGtcttttaaatgtcttttggGTAGCTTTTGGCCCAGCCAGATACTCAGCTCAGCTACCAGCCCTGGCTCAGTCATACCAGTGCacatttcctgctttctttcctatctgctccttctctcttttgctCTTGTGGTGGCCTGATACAGTTTTCTCAATGTTAGTGTCCCGTACCTGTTTCTACTCTGAGCACTGGCTGGTTTTTGCACACTACTAAGCTATGTTACTAATTGCATGTGCCTCTATGAAACGTTTGCTCACAACGTGCCACAGCCAACAGGATAATGTATGCACAACAACACCTTTTGtagaagtaatttaaaatagtttactATGTTTCAGTCTGGTTGGGTAGCCTAGATTCAAAGTGAAACAGTAATTTAGCAATCTGTTTACTTAGGGAGAGGTGTCATATTGGTGATAAATGAAAATACGGGTCAGTTTGGAGGCAGATGATTTGTACTGTGGATTTTTTATGAAGCTACAGTCTTGTAGGTAAGGTATAGAAAAACACTTCGATACTTTTCACTGCTCAGTATGTAATGACACTTCTATTAAGTTTGAACTGAGCTCCTGTTTCAGTTAGGGATGCCCATTTACTGGGAGGTAGACTTTGAATCATTTTGCAGAGAGAAAGCAATCAGGAATGGCTGAAAATTCTGATGGCAGTTGAGTAATTTTACTGTATTCTGATGAATGTCTGAAAGCTTCAGAATATCTGCAAGCTGTATATAACTACAACAAGCAAAACATAGCTTTTGTTGTTTGCCTGTCAGCAGCCAGTGCTAACAGGCCTAAGAGCATTTTCTATCCAGTGCTGGTAGGTGTGGACACCCCCTATAATTACTTCCGAGCACTGAGAAGACCCTCACTCAAGTTtgctggggagagcagaggcAGTTTCTGTCTTGGCAGTCTCACTGTCTTGCCAATATCAAAGTGGATAAAATTGTTGAATACTCCTActtataatttaatattttgtaagtTCTCTAACAAAATAGGACCTAAGTCTCATAGCTCCTTTCCATTAATGAGAAAATCTTACCTAGGAAGCATTTATCTTTAAATCAAAAAGTCAGTTTTATATAACtctatttcatttgttttcaaggaCTTGATGATTTTAATCTGCTCTATTAGAAAAACTTTGTGTAAGTTTAATCCAACAATACTATTGATGTTCTGGCAGCTTTAACTGAATTTGTACATTGCAGTTCATCTGCTTTTAGGTGTAACCAACAAGTTACACTAAGTTAATAAACACAGAGTGAGCCCTGTAACGTAAAACTTCCTTGGCATGTCTTTCTGACAGGTCATCTGTAAAATACAATCCAATCAAGTCAGAGTGAAATTCGTTATATATGACAGCTCTCTGATGGataaatttacatttcacttcttccttccccttctttttttttttttttggtgttaatTGTAGATCAGAACACACATATTTCCAGAAGATGCACTAGTTTAGTCTACACTACCAGCCCCATGCCCTGTGATACAGGCTAACTATTGATGAAGTTGTGTAGTTTTacttcccccccgcccccaaaccccagtgATGTCTGCACTTCAGCTAGCGCTCATTGCTTGCAGGATCTGGGAAGGACTGAATTGACCACCAGGTGTCAGTGGTCCTCTAGGGCTACACTTTGGCATGCCTTAGATGTGCAGGAGATCACGGATTTTCATAAAGTTTTCATGATATATTCATGATTTCAGTGTAAGATGGATGATGTGAGCAGCCTCATCAAACTAGCAGTGTCTCAAGAGCCTAAGAACAAGTGCTTCAGTCTACTGCAGGCTAGTTCTTTAATATCTATAATTTATGCTTGTGAGTAGTTTCTACACTGGATAAATAGGATTGTCCAACAGAGGGCACAGTTTACATGATAGGTCACATTAAAATGAGTGTCACTGAGTAACAATTAAACTTCTTGTCTGCAAGAATGAGCGTGGATAAAACTTACTGAGAAAAGTTTGGGTCCCCAGTTTTAATAAGGGTCTGTTCTATTTGATAGGCTGCTTATTTTCACTGCCCTGAAGTACTGTGTGCAACATTGGTTTCTGTACAGGTGGCAGCAAAAGGCTTATCCACGATTAAATTTGTTGAAATAGGATGAAATTTAGAAGCACATATACTGTGTATGACTCTTTGTGCAGAGTACCTTTTGTGTGGTGcttataaattttcttttcagcctgTCTGATTTTCTTTGCTCTGGTACCTCTGGACGATATTTATATTGGATACAACGAACGAtcttctggttttcatttgctgtttgttCTCGTATCATGCATCAGATAGATTTCATATCATATCTTTGTATGTGGGACCAGCAAAATAAACATAGATTCTAAGACT is from Anser cygnoides isolate HZ-2024a breed goose chromosome 2, Taihu_goose_T2T_genome, whole genome shotgun sequence and encodes:
- the GDAP1 gene encoding ganglioside-induced differentiation-associated protein 1, with translation MAGPGGAAAPLVLYHWTQSFSSQKVRLAIAEKALKCEEHDVNLPLSEHNEPWFMRLNSSGEVPVLIHGENIICEATQIIDYLEATFIDEEVPRLMPEEGSMYYPRVQHYRELLDSLPMDAYTHGCILHPELTVDSMIPAYATSRIRSQISNTESELKKLAEENPDLQDAYIAKQKRLKSKLLDHDNIKYLKKILDELEKVLDQVETELQRRNEETPEDGSQPWLCGEFFSLADVSLAVTLHRLKFLGLARRNWGNGKRPNLEAYYERVVKRKAFYKVLGHVNNILISAVLPTAFRVAKKRAPRVLGTTLLVGTLAGMAYFVFVCLRKRFANMMLSIRTRQNYF